From the genome of Leptotrichia sp. HSP-342:
TCCACCGCCTCCACAGCTTATAACGAGAATAGCCATTCCCATAAGGATTGATCTTTTTTTAAAGTTATATTTTTTTAAAATTCCTTTTATTCCATTGTTAATCTGATTAAGATTTTTGGACATAGTGCTTTCTCCTTTTCAATATTTTTATTCTTGAATTTTGCATATGTTTAAGTTCACTATTATTAAAAAATTGACTTTTTGATGTAAAATTAAAAAAAATAAAATTTTTTTAATTATAAAACTCAATTTTAAAAGTATAAATTTAGCAAATATAAATACTGCAATTTAGATTTTCAAATTATCTTAATTTATAATTATAATAAATTTCCAATAATATTCTATCATATTTTTTAGAAAATCTCACTATAAACTAAAAATTTTATTTAAAAATTTCGCCAGCTTCCTTGTACCATAAAACTAAGTCCAGCTCATCTATTTTTATTTTTGAAAAATTAGAATATTCTCGCATTTTTTCCTCAATTTCATAGTATTTTTTTTCAGTTATTGTTTTAGGAATTTCGCTAATTACATTAAGTGCTTTGAGATTTCTTAGAATATGTCTATCCAAAATGGCAATATTTTCTCCAAACCCAAGATTTCTGAGCACATGATTTGCCTCTTTTAATCCCATTCCTTTAATATTTTTCAAAATCCATTTTCTTTTTTCAAAAGTATCGCCAATTTCTGATAATATTTTTTTTGGCTGCAATTTTCCATCTTTTGTCATTAATTCCCGTAATTCCACCAAGTATCGTGATTTATTATTCTTAAATCTGACAATATTTAGAAATTCTACTATTTCTTCAGGCTTTCCGTTGTAAAGCAGTCCATTTTCCACCAAAGTTGTAATGGCTTGCCAAGCATTTTTTGCTTTTGACTGAGGTGTCAGAATACAAAATGCCATTTCCGCAAATACTTCTTTTTCTGTACCTTTCCAAGCCTTTTTATAGCCTTCTATAGCTTTTCCGATACCTTTTTTTATTTCTTTATAAATTTTAAGAATTTCTTCGTGTTTTTCCTTATCAATTCTTTTGCTAATTTCATTGTTTTCTATATTCTTTTTTTGTTTTTTTTCAGACATAATTAAAATTCCTCGTTTTATTATTTTTTATTTTATTTCAGAAAAAAATTTCCGATTTCATCAATAGTTTCTTCTGATTCCTTGAGAGGTGCCAAAATCCAGTCGTGGCACAAATTTTCCCCAATTTTTATTTCTACACTTGTTCCGATTGCAACTTCCATCAAATCACTTAATTTTAAGCAATCAGGATATAAAATTTCATTTGTTCCGAAAATTAGAAAAATTTCTCCAAGATTATCCATATTTCCATAAATTGGTGAAATCATAGGATTTTTCACATCCAGTTCTCCTGCAAACTGTTTTCCTGTTATAACAAGCCCATTCAGTGGCAAGAGAGGATCTTTTTCTGCAAATTCAGGTATTTCTTCATTTGTCATTGAAACATCTACCCAAGGTGACATTAATGCAGTTTTCTTTGGAAATGGCAAATCTTTCTTATTTTTCAATATTTGTAAAAATGCAAGTGCCAAGCCACCGCCAGAAGAATCACCAAATAAGTAAAATTCATCATCATTATATTTATTAGTTATATGTCTGTAGGCATCCATTAATACTTTATGAGCTTTTTCAACAGTATTTTCTGGAGCAAGTGGATAGTCAATGAATGTAACTTTTAAATGAAATTTCTTTACTAATTTTTCAATAATATTTTTGTGAGCTCTGACAGCACGCATTACATAAGCTCCGCCGTGTAGAAAAACAACATGTCTGTTATAGCTTTCTTCTGAAAAAACTGTCAAAACTTGATATTCATCAATAAATTGTTCGTTAGTAATAAGCGACTTGTCAAAATTTTTTTTATTCAAAAAATCTGTATCTCTTCTCGGATTTAAAAAATCTTTTTCCTTATATTTTTTCATATTCACCAATTTTGCGATTGGCACTGCAATATCTGATAGTAAACTCATTTTTTAATTTTATTTTTTAAGAAAAATAATAAAACTCCTTTCTTATTTTTTAGATTTATGTTATTTTTATTTAGAACATATTTTAAAGTTAAAATTAATCTAAATAATTAAAAGTTAATATTTTAAAATTTATTCGAATAAGATTAATATAAGTTAGATTATTTAAGCAGCAGATTTTTTTGAATATAATACATTATATTTTATTTAATAAATTTTATTTTATCTTCAATTTCTGCATAACGCTCTTTTCCAATAATCTTTTCTAAATCGACATTCGATCTTATGTTATTTTTTTCAATTTCAGGAAGTAATTTTTTTATTTCCTTATTTGTAAATCCTATTTTTTTTAATTCTTTTTCATTTAACGTGTTAATATTGTATTTTGTAATTTCACGTCCATAATTTTTGGTTGAATCCTGAATTTTTTCATTATCCACAAACAAAAATTTTTGTGTGATTTCCAAGCCAGACTTTCCAAATCCTGAAATGTTTTTTACTTCATTAACATCTTTAATAATACCAACTTCGTCTCTATATTTTACAAATTTTTCAGCCTTATTTTTATTAATTCCCAATTTTAGCAAATCCTTGTATTCAACATTATTAATGTCAAATTTCACATTACTTTTTGTCAAATCAGCATCTTTTTTAGCTTTTTCCTTTTTATAATTTTTTTCCTTACTAATTTCAATTTCAGGAATATTTTTGTCCTCAATTAAAAGTCTTAAAAAATTTCCCGCAATTAACAGTATTACAAAAATAATGACATATTTTATTTTCATAAATAATCCCCCTTTTGATTACATTATACTTAAATATTTCCCCAAAATCTGCCACTTAAATAAAATAACTTATATTTTATGACAAATTATACCATATTGATTTGTTATTTGATAGATAAAAAAATTAAAATTTGGATTTTGTTATTTTGTAGTCATTAAAGAAAATTTTTATCTATTTAATTAAGTTATTTTCTAAATTTTTTATATATTCTTTCTTTTTTATTTTCGCAGGATTGCTCATTGCCGCAAATCCTGCACCTATGGCTAGACTCCGACTTTTATTTGTCCAACTCCGAAACTCCTCCTTCCAGTCGTCAAACAATCGTAGTTGAACAAATAAAAGCTCCGTCGGTTTATTAAAACTAAAAAATTATATTTTGATTATTTAAAAATACCAGTTTTTTATTCATCATTAGAAAAATTTATAGTAAATCCGTTATTTAAATAGAGTTTAGTATAACTAATACTTGGAATTTATTTTAGTATAATTACAAAAAATAATCTTATATTAAAATAAATTTCAAGCAAAATTTCGTTAGAAGAAAAATAGCTGTTTGAGCTTTTGGAACAAATTTTAAATTAGATAAGATTGTTTGAATTAAAATTATTTATATTCAAAAGCGAGTTCTATTTTTCTTATATAAGAAAGTTTTGCGTAAAGCGGGGTTGTAAGGGCATGGCGTCTGATGCCCTTACGTCAAAAAAGATTTAGAATTATAAATAAAAAATAATAATTAGTTAAAATACTCTAAAAAATAAGTGGTTAAGAAAATAACTTTATTGAGGGAGAAAAAAGAAAATAAAATAATTTTCTCATTTTTTTTTAACTAAGAATGTGATATTATAATATAAAAATAAATAGTAAAATCAAAAATTATGATAAGAGGTGTTTATCAATGGGAAAAATTATAGAAAAATTTAAGAAGTTATTTGGATATTTTAAGGGAGGGGTTGAGAGGTTTAGAGTGACGGTTGTCTTTACGTTAATAGTTTTTGGATTAGTTGTTTTTGCTACAGAACTTGAGAATCTTAATTATGAAAAGCTTTCTGTTGTTTCTTCGAGCTTGATAGAGATAAATAAATGCTTTGTGCTTGGTATTTTTTTAACTGGGATGTTTGAAGTTATTAGGGAACAATATTTTGAAGAAAGAAAAAAATGGATAATTAGAACTATTTATACAGTTTTAACTGTTATTATTGGATTTGGAGCTTATGTTCTCTGTTTTATTGTTTATAATTTTGAAATCGGATTTTGGATGTTATTGCCTATTTCAATATTAATTTTTCTTTTAGTACCTATTTTAAAAAATGAAAATAAGGAAAAATATTTGCAGTCTGTGTTTGTAAATTTTGTTGTATCATTAATTTTTGCAACTGTACTTTATATTGGAATTTCATTAATTTTAGCGACAATTACTGCATTGTTTGGGTTTGAGATGTTTTATGGCTTTGTTTTAAGATTTTATATGTATTCGTGGGTATTCATATTTGATGTTTTGGGAATATCGCTTTTCTTATCATTGTTGAAAAAGCCTAGTGATAATTTGGAAAGTTATGATTTTCCGTATATTTTAAAAATGCTTATAAAATTTGTAATTACTCCGCTAATTATTATTTATACTGGGATTTTATATGTTTATCTTGCAACTGTAGTTATATCTATGAAATTACCAAAGGGGCTAATTTCGCATCTTGTCCTTTGGTACACAGCGTTTAGCCTTATTGTTATCATTTTGATAACTCCGCTTGCTAAAAATGACAAATTCTTAGGTAATTTTAAAAAATATTTTCCATATTTTTCTATACCTTTAATTTTTGCTTCACTGTTTGCAATTTTTCAAAGAATTTACCAGTATGGAATTACAGAGAACCGATATTATGTGCTTCTTCTTATATTCTGGCTATTTTTCTGCATGATTTTATACATAATAAAATCAAAAGTGACAGGAGTTTTTATAAGTTTGATTATTTGTTTAATAATTGCTGTTTATACTCCATTTAGTGCAGAAAAAGTGAGTATTTACAGTCAAAGTCAAAGATTGAAGAGAATGCTTGTAAAATATGGAGCTTTAAAAGATGGAAAAGTTTCCAAAATTACACAAAACTTGAGTAATAAGCAAGGAAATGAACTTTATACAGCGATTGACTATATATCTGCTAGACAAGGCTCATCGGTTAAAAATCTTGGATTAAAAAATTCTGCTGGAAAAATCTATCAAACTTCTCATGATTTGGAAAAGGATTTGGGAATTAAAGATTCTTGGAGAGAGTATTATTCCTATGGTATTGAAGATGATGATGACAGAGAAAGTTATGATGAAAGAAAAGTAATTACATATAACTTAAAGACAAATGAAAATACTTCAGCTATTTTGGAAACAAATGGCTATGATAATGTCATTCATTACCGAAAAGATTGGGGAGAACCATCTACTCAGACAAATGAATCTGATAAATACAAAGTTGTCATTCTAAATAAAATAATAACAATAAGTGCTAAAAATGGTACAGAACTTGCGAAATTTAATTATGAAGACATAATAAAGCAAGTCTCAGCAAAATTAAAAACTTTGAAATTCGAAAATCTAGGAAGTCAAGATGAAGAATACAAAGTTCCTCAAAAAGACTTTGAATACATCGGAACAGCAGGAAATATAAATTACAAAATTTCATTACAAAGTATTTATGAAGAAATAAAGGATGGGAAAATGACGGATATGAATTATGAATTTGATTTCATGTTTTCTGAGAAAAAATAATTACTAAAGAATGAGAAATAAAAAATCTGAATCTTTCTTAAAATAAAGACGGAGTTGATTTAAAAGTTATAAGTTTGATTTCAGTTTTTTGTGAAAGGAGAAAAATGACAATAAGAAAAAAATATATATTAATAAATTTTTCTGTTACGATATTTGTATTACTAATTATATTCGTTTTGTGGTTACGAATGCAACACTCAATTTTTAATTATATATTGATTATTTCGTTAATCTTGGTGTTTGAATTTCTGAAAATAGATAAAAGAATGTATATGTACTTTTATCAAAAATATATGAATATATTAAATGAAGAACTTGATCCTGAAAAATTTATAGAAATTACGCAAAATGAATACGACAGAAATAAAAATAAGCGATATAGAAATTATATGAAACTGAATCTTTGTGCGGGATATTCTTCATTGGGAAAAGTAAAGGAAGCGTATCAAAATTTAAAGGATATAGATTTATCCAAAAAATCATTATTCAGGGAACAGGATAAAATCCTGTATTACTATAACGAAGCGCTGTTATTGCATGGACTCGAAAGAAAAGAAGAGGCAATAGTGATTTACAAAGAAAAAGTTTTAAAAATGATGGAGAAATTTAAAACTAAAAAAGGAATTGATGAAACAAATGCTATGATTGAATTTTTAAATGGAATTTTATTTTATGAAAATGATAGCACAAAAATGATAGAAATTTTATCAGAAACATTAAAAAAGCTAAGTGTTAAACGTCAGGTTTTGGTAATTAAGCATTTAT
Proteins encoded in this window:
- a CDS encoding N-glycosylase/DNA lyase, translating into MDKEKHEEILKIYKEIKKGIGKAIEGYKKAWKGTEKEVFAEMAFCILTPQSKAKNAWQAITTLVENGLLYNGKPEEIVEFLNIVRFKNNKSRYLVELRELMTKDGKLQPKKILSEIGDTFEKRKWILKNIKGMGLKEANHVLRNLGFGENIAILDRHILRNLKALNVISEIPKTITEKKYYEIEEKMREYSNFSKIKIDELDLVLWYKEAGEIFK
- a CDS encoding alpha/beta hydrolase fold domain-containing protein, with translation MSLLSDIAVPIAKLVNMKKYKEKDFLNPRRDTDFLNKKNFDKSLITNEQFIDEYQVLTVFSEESYNRHVVFLHGGAYVMRAVRAHKNIIEKLVKKFHLKVTFIDYPLAPENTVEKAHKVLMDAYRHITNKYNDDEFYLFGDSSGGGLALAFLQILKNKKDLPFPKKTALMSPWVDVSMTNEEIPEFAEKDPLLPLNGLVITGKQFAGELDVKNPMISPIYGNMDNLGEIFLIFGTNEILYPDCLKLSDLMEVAIGTSVEIKIGENLCHDWILAPLKESEETIDEIGNFFLK
- a CDS encoding helix-hairpin-helix domain-containing protein; translation: MKIKYVIIFVILLIAGNFLRLLIEDKNIPEIEISKEKNYKKEKAKKDADLTKSNVKFDINNVEYKDLLKLGINKNKAEKFVKYRDEVGIIKDVNEVKNISGFGKSGLEITQKFLFVDNEKIQDSTKNYGREITKYNINTLNEKELKKIGFTNKEIKKLLPEIEKNNIRSNVDLEKIIGKERYAEIEDKIKFIK
- a CDS encoding DUF4153 domain-containing protein; translated protein: MGKIIEKFKKLFGYFKGGVERFRVTVVFTLIVFGLVVFATELENLNYEKLSVVSSSLIEINKCFVLGIFLTGMFEVIREQYFEERKKWIIRTIYTVLTVIIGFGAYVLCFIVYNFEIGFWMLLPISILIFLLVPILKNENKEKYLQSVFVNFVVSLIFATVLYIGISLILATITALFGFEMFYGFVLRFYMYSWVFIFDVLGISLFLSLLKKPSDNLESYDFPYILKMLIKFVITPLIIIYTGILYVYLATVVISMKLPKGLISHLVLWYTAFSLIVIILITPLAKNDKFLGNFKKYFPYFSIPLIFASLFAIFQRIYQYGITENRYYVLLLIFWLFFCMILYIIKSKVTGVFISLIICLIIAVYTPFSAEKVSIYSQSQRLKRMLVKYGALKDGKVSKITQNLSNKQGNELYTAIDYISARQGSSVKNLGLKNSAGKIYQTSHDLEKDLGIKDSWREYYSYGIEDDDDRESYDERKVITYNLKTNENTSAILETNGYDNVIHYRKDWGEPSTQTNESDKYKVVILNKIITISAKNGTELAKFNYEDIIKQVSAKLKTLKFENLGSQDEEYKVPQKDFEYIGTAGNINYKISLQSIYEEIKDGKMTDMNYEFDFMFSEKK